GGTGGTGGAGGGGGCGGCGCTGCCGCTGGTGCACTCGGCATGGCTGACGGCCTGCGCCTTCACCGCGCTGAACCTGTGGCTGCTCGGGGTGCGGATCCGGTGCGAGGAGGCCGCCCTGGGCGGGGCGGTGCCGGCGGCCGCACAGTGATCGACCTGCTGGTGGTGGGCGGCGGCCCGGCGGGGCTGGCCACCGCCGTGCACGGCGCGCTCGCCGGCCTGGAGGTGGTGGTGGCCGAGCCGCGTCCGACTCCGGTGGACAAGGCCTGCGGCGAGGGGCTGATGCCGGCCGCCGTCCGGGCGCTGGCACGGCTCGGCGTGGAGCCGGCGGGGCACGCCTTCCACGGCATCCGCTACCTGGACGCCGCCGGGGACGGCTGCGCCGAGGCGCGCTTCCGGACGGGCCACGGGCTCGGGGTGCGGCGGACGGTGCTGCACGCGGCGCTCGCCGCCCGGGCCGCCGAGCTCGGCGTCCCGGTGCTGCCGCTGCGGGTGGACGGGGTCGAGCTGGGCCCGCGGTCGGTGCGGGCGGCCGGGCTGACGGCCCGCCACCTGGTCGCCGCGGACGGACTGCACTCCCCCACCCGGCGCGCACTGGGACTGCACCGGCCGCTGCCGCAGGGCCGGACGGCACGGTACGGGCTGCGTCGGCACTACCCGGTCGCACCGTGGTGCGGCTCCGTCGAGGTGCACTGGTCGGGCCGGGCGGAGGCGTACGTCACGCCGCTCGGGCCGGAGCTGGTGGGCGTGGCGCTGCTCACCTGCGACCGGGCGCCGTTCGACGAGCAGTTGACGCGGTTCCCGCGGCTGGCCGCCCGGCTGCCGGCCGGGGCGGGGACGCCGGTGCGCGGGGCGGGGCCGCTGCACCAGCGGGCCCGGGCCCGGGTGGCCGGACGGGCGCTGCTGGTGGGCGACGCGGCCGGCTACCTGGACGCGCTCACCGGCGAGGGCCTGTCGGTGGCCCTCGCCTGCGCGGACGAGCTGGTGCGCTGCGTCCGCTCCGGCCGCCCGGAGGCGTACGAGCGGGCCTGGCGGCGGGCCTCCCGCAGCTACCGGCTGCTGACCGGGGCGCTGCTGTGGGCGCGGCAGCGGCCGGTGCTGGCGCCGCGGATCGTGCCGCTGGCGGCCCGGCTGCCACGGGTGTTCGAGGCCGGGGTGAATCTGCTGGCCTGATCGGCCGCCGGCCGGGCTGGCCGCCCGGGCGGCGGGTGGTCCGCACCGCCCCCGGGCGTTCCTCCAGGGGACGGCATGCGGTGTCCCGCGGGCCAGGCGCAGTCGCCGGGGCACGGGAGCGCGGGCCCGGCACAGGGGGGCGCGGGGCGGCCGGGCCTGCCACCACCACCACTCGCCCTCCGGCGCCGCCCGTACGGGCCTGCGGCATGGTCCGGCAGCACTGACCGAAACCCCGGTGCGGGCCCGTACGCGGGCGCCACGGCCACGGCTCCTGGCGGGGTCCGGCGGCCGCCCGTAGGGGGCCCTGCGGCGTCCGCGGGGCGGCGGGAGAATGCCGGGAGGGGGCCGCCCGGCATGGGAGGACGCCATGGCGCAGCACCGCGCGAGCTGCCCGCACTGCGGGCACTCGACCGACTGGCGGGACCTGCTGGACGAGGCGGCGCTGCGCGAGATCGACCGCCGGCGCCGGAGGGGGCTGGGCGTGCTGGTGGTCTGCTGCGCCGCGCTGCTGCCGTGGATCGGCTATCTGGCGGCGACCCTGCCGGTGCACTACGAGGCCCGGCAGTGGCGGCTGGCCTGGGTGGGGTTCGACCTCGGGCTGCTGGTGGCGCTGGCGGCGACCGCCTGGTTCGGGTGGCGGCGGCGCCGGCTGCTGGTGCCGTGGGCGCTGGCCGCGGCGGTGCTGCTGATCTGCGACGCGTGGTTCGACGTGATGCTGTCCTGGGGGACGGACGACGTCTGGGCGAGCGTCGGCGCGGCGCTGCTGGTCGAGCTGCCGCTGGCGGCGGCGCTGCTGCTGCGGGTGCGGCGCATCCTGCAGTTCATGCTGCGGCACTACTGGTACCTGGCCGACCTGCCCGGGGAGCCGCCCCCGCTGTACCGGGCGCCGCTCCTCACCGAGGCCCTGCCGGAGCGGCCGCGGCAGGGGTCGGCCTGATCGCGCTCGCCGGCTTCCTCGGGCCGGGCCGGGAGTGGGCCGGTCGGGCGATCCCGGCGCGCGGCCGGCCCACTCGGGTGCGCGACGGGTGACACTGGGGGTATGGCAGCGTCACCGGAGCGGAGCAGCGGGGACATCTTCACCCCGCCGGTCGTGGTGGGCCCGCCGACCCGGGGCGCCCACCCGTACCGCCAGGTCGAGATCTACGGCCAGCCGGTCGGCCGGGCGTACGGCGAGGCGGACGTGGCGGAGTTCATCCGCCACGCGGGCGTGCCCGAGCCGGATCTGGACGACCCCGACCTGGTGGGCTGGCGCGGCGGCGACCGCACGGTCTGGTCCGCGGGCTGACCGGGGCCGCCGGGACGGCCGGGACGGCGGGGGCGACCCACCCGGGCGGAGGCGGCCATCCAGGGCAATCCGACCACTCCAACCGCCGACGGGCGGGCCACTGGAGTGGCCGAGCGGCCGACGTGGGGCGGTAGTGGTAACAGACCGCTCACGTCGGGTGAAGGAGTCCGCGATGCCCAAGGTCCGTCCGGCTGCCGTCCTCGCCGCCGCCCTGCTCGCCGCCGTCTGCGCCGGCTGCGCCCCGGGCGACCCGAACCCGGCGCCGCTGCCGGGCCGGCCCGCGCAGCAGGAGCCTTCGACGGAGTCGCCGAGCCCGAGCGCCGAGGCCGAGCCGAGCGCGACGCCGGCGCCGGGCACCCAGGTGTCGCTGGCCGACGGCGCCGGCTTCGGGCCGATCCTGGTGGACGCCCGGGGCCGCACCCTGTACCTGTACGCGGGCGACACCTCCACGCAGTCGACCTGCTACGGCGAGTGCGCGGCGCAGTGGCCGCCGCTGACCACCACCGGCTTCCCGGTCGCCGGGACGGGGGTGGACGACGGCCTGCTGGGCGTCGGGAAGCGGACGGACGGGGTCGACCAGGTCCTCTACAAGGGGCACCCGCTGTACTACTTCGCCGAGGACGCCGAGCCCGGCGAGGCGGGCGGCCGGCAGTTCGAGCAGTGGTACGCGGTGGACGCGCTCGGCGACCGGGTGACGGGTGGCTGAACCCGGCGCGGGGCCCGGGTCGGCAGCGCCCGAACGGCACTGAATGGTGGTCTGCACCATTTTCCGGGGCTGCATAGTCTTGCACAACGGACCCCGGAAATCTCCACCGGACCGCCTCATCATTATGCACTACTGCGGGGTTCGATACTCGACGGGCAATTCCTCAAGAGATGCTCAAATCTCGAAACCTCCAGACGACCTGCACATTCGCCAACTCGCTTAGCATTCAAGGTATTTGACGAATATTCATGATCATTTCCGTTCGACGGAGATAACTATTCGGAATCATGGGGTTCTGTTCGACAAATCTCTCCCCCTAGCCTTGGGCAACTCTCAACCCCTGCCATTCATGGAGAGGTCAATCCCACCCATGGCTTCTGTCGACCAGCTCGCCCCGTCCTCCGCCCCGCCCACCGGCTCAGGCAGCCGATCGCTGCGGCGCGAGGTCGGGCTGATCGGCCTCCTCTGGGCCTCCGTCGGCTCGATCATCGGCTCCGGCTGGCTGTACGGCGCGAAGAACGCCGTCATGGTCGCCGGCCCGGCGGCCCTCATCTCCTGGGGCATCGGCGCGGTCGCGATCGTCCTGCTCGCGTTCGTCCACGCCGAACTCGGCGGCCTCTTCCCCGTCGCCGGCGGCACCGCCCGCTACCCGCACTACGCCTTCGGCGGACTCGCCGGCATGTCGTTCGGCTGGTTCTCCTGGCTGCAGGCGGCGACCGTCGCCCCGATCGAGGTCGAGGCCATGATCGGCTACGCCGGTCACTGGGAGTTCGCCAAGGGCTTCCTCAACGACAACGGCACCCTCACCCCGAGCGGCTTCATCGTCGCCGTGCTGCTGATGGGCGTCTTCGTCGCGGTCAACTTCCTCGGCGTCCGCGTGCTGGCGCACACCAACTCGGTGGCGACCTGGCTGAAGATCGCCGTCCCGCTGGCCACCATCCTGGTGCTCGCGGTGACCAACTTCCACGGCGGCAACTTCACCTCGCACGGCTTCGCGCCGTTCGGCATCAAGGGCGTGCTCGCCGCGATCAGCACCAGCGGCATCATCTTCGCGCTGCTCGGCTTCGAGCAGGCCATCCAGCTGGCCGGCGAGAGCAAGAACCCCAAGCGCGACATCCCCCGCGCGGTGCTCGGCTCGGTCGCCATCGGCACCCTGATCTACGTCCTGCTGCAGGTCGTCTTCATCGCCGCGCTGCCCGGCACCGCCTTCGCCAAGGGCTGGGAGAACCTCGACTTCCCCGGCATCTCCGGCCCGTTCGCCGGCCTGGCCACCCTGGTCGGCCTCGGCTGGCTCGCCTGGGTGCTGTACTTCGACGCCATCGTCTCCCCCGGCGGCACCGGCCTGATCTACACCACCTCCACCTCGCGCATCTCCTACGGCCTCAGCAAGAACGGCTACGCGCCGCAGCTCTTCGAGAAGGTCGACAAGCGCGGCGTGCCGTGGTTCGGCCTGACGATCTCCTTCGTCACCGGCGTCATCTGCTTCCTGCCCTTCCCGAGCTGGCAGGAGCTGGTCGGCTTCATCACCTCCGCCTCGGTGCTGATGTACGCCGGCGCCCCGCTCGCCTTCGGCGCGCTGCGCCGCCGCCTGCCGGACCGCGAGCGCTCCTACCGCCTGCCGTTCGGCGAGGTCATCGCCCCGCTGTCCTTCGTGGTCGCCACCCTGATCATCTACTGGACCGGCTGGCACACCCTGGCCCGCCTGGGCATCGCCATCCTGATCGGCTACCTGCTGCTCGGCGGCTACGCCGCCTACGCCGTCCGCAAGGGCCTGCCGAACGCGCCGCGGCTCGACTGGCGCCCGGCGCAGTGGCTGCCGGTCTACCTGGTCGGGCTCGGCCTGATCTCCTGGCAGGGCGGCTTCGGCGACGGCGCCGGCACCATCCCGATGTGGTGGGACATGCTGCTCGTCGCGGTCTTCGCGCTCGGCATCTACCACTGGGCGATCCGGGTGGCGCTGCCCTCCGACGCGATCGACCAGAACATCGAGGACGTCGAGGTGGTCGACGAGGGCGGTCACTGACCGGCACCCCGCACCCGCACCACGCACCGAAGAGCCGCCCCGGACACCCGCCCGGGGCGGCTCTTCGCCGCTCCCGGGCACACCCGTGGGGCGGTGCGGGCGCACCCGCGGGGCGGCGTGGGCACACCCCGGAGCCGGTGCGGGCCGTTGACAAGGGCAGGGCTCCGCGGGGAAGCTAAGCAAGCGCTTAGTCAGCGATTCTGTCCGACCAGTCCTTCCCGAGGCGAGGGCCCATGAGCGACACTCCCGAGACCCCACCCGGTCTCGACCTGGACCGGCTGCGCGAGCGGCTCGACGCGGACCTGCCGGGCACCGTCACCGGGCCCCTACGGGCGCGGCTCTTCGAGGGCGGCAAGTCCAACCTGACCTACCTGCTGGAGGACGGCACCGGCCGCTGGGTGCTGCGCCGCCCGCCGCTCGGCCACGTGCTCGCCACCGCCCACGACATGACCCGCGAGCACACCGTGCTGGCCGCCCTGCACCCCACCCGGGTGCCCGTCCCGCGCCCGCTGCTGCTCGTCGAGGACAGCGAGGTGATCGGCGCGCCCTTCTACCTCATGGAGTACGTCGAGGGCACCCCGCACCGCGACGCCGCCGCCCTCGGCGCACTCGGCACCGAGCGGGTGCACGCCCTCGGCCTGCACCTCGTCGACACCCTGGTCGACCTGCACGCGGTCGAGCCCGAGGCGGTCGGGCTCGGCGCCTTCGGCCGCCCTGAGGGCTTCCTGGAGCGCCAGCTGCGCCGCTGGGGCAAGCAGCTGGACGCCTCCCGCAACCGCGAGGTGCCCGGCATCGACGAACTGCACGAGCAGCTCGCCCGCACCCTGCCCGACTCCCCCGCACCCGCCCTGGTGCACGGCGACTACCGGCTGGACAACGTCCTGGTCGGCCCGGACGACCGGATCCGCGCCGTCCTCGACTGGGAGATGTCCACCCTCGGCGACCCGCTCACCGACCTCGGCCTGCTGGTGATGTACACCGAGCTCGCCCGCCGCTTCGACGGCGTGCTGCCCGGCGCCGCGCTCGCCCCCGGCTTCCCGGAGACCCCCGAACTGGTCGCCCGCTACGCCGCGGCCTCCGGCCGGGACGTCTCCGCGCTCGGCTGGTACACCGGCTTCGCCTCCTTCAAGCTCGCGGTCGTGCTGGAGGGCATCCACTACCGCTGGACCCAGGGCGGCACGGTCGGCGCCGGCTTCGACCGGGTCGGCGAACTCGTCCCACTGTTCGTGCAGTTCGGCCTCACCGCACTCAAGGAGCGCTGACCCGTGGACTTCTCCTTCGACACCCGCACCGAGGAGCACCGCTCCCGGCTCCTCGACTTCATGGACGAGTACGTGTACCCGGCCGAGCCGGTGCTCGCCGCCCAACTCGCCGACCCGGCCCGCGAACCGTGGACCATCCCGGCGGTCGTCGGCGACCTCCAGGCCGCCGCCAAGGAGCGCGGTCTGTGGAACCTCTTCCTGCCCGGCGAGTCCGGGGCCGGCCTCACCAACCTCCAGTACGCGCCGCTCGCCGAGATCACCGGCCGCTCGGTGCTGCTCGCCCCGGCCGCGCTCAACTGCGCCGCCCCGGACACCGGCAACATGGAGGTGCTCGACCAGTTCGGCAGCGAGGAGCAGCGCAAGCAGTGGCTGGAGCCGCTGCTGGCCGGCGAGATCCGCTCGGCCTTCGCGATGACCGAGCCGGACGTCGCCTCCTCGGACGCCTCCAACATCACCACCCGGATCGAGCGGGACGGCGACGAGTACGTCGTCAACGGCCGCAAGTGGTACATCACCGGCGCGATGAACCCCAACTGCCGGATCTTCATCGTGATGGGCAAGACCGACCCGACGGCGGCCAAGCACCGCCAGCAGTCGATGATCCTCGTGCCGCGGGACACCCCGGGCGTCACCGTCAAGCGCGGCATGACCGTCTTCGGGTACGAGGACCAGGACCACGGCGGCCACGCCGAGGTGCTCTTCGACGACGTCCGGGTGCCCGCCGCCAACCTCGTCGGCGAGGAGGGCTCCGGCTTCGCCATCGCCCAGGCCCGGCTCGGACCGGGCCGGATCCACCACTGCATGCGGGCCATCGGCATCGCCGAGCGGGCTCTGGAGCTGATGTGCCGGCGGGCCGTCGACCGGATCGCCTTCGGCCGGCCGCTCGCCGACCAGGGCGTGGTGCAGGAGTGGATCGCCGAGTCCCGGGTGCGGATCGAGCAGGCCCGGCTGCTGGTGCTCAAGACCGCCTGGCTGATGGACACCGTCGGCAACCGCGGCGCGCACACCGAGATCCAGGCCATCAAGATCATCGTCCCGCAGACCGTCGAGTGGGTGCTCGACAAGGCCGTACAGGCCCACGGCGCCGCCGGTGTCAGCCAGGACACGCCGCTCGCCCAGCTCTGGGCCGGCAACCGCACCCTGCGGCTCGCCGACGGCCCCGACGAGGTGCACCGCCGCTCGCTCGCCCACCGCGAACTCAAGCGCTACCAGCAGAAGGAGGGCTGAGATGGCCGTCCGTGAAGAGGACATCCGGCAGCGCGTGGCGGACCTGCTCGCCGCGCACGACCCCGCCACCACCGAGCGGCTCGCCTTCCTGCGGGCCCGCTTCGACGCCGGCCTCGCCTGGGTGCACTTCCCCGAGGGCCTCGGCGGCCTCGGCGCCCCGCGCGCCCTGCAGGCCGTGGTGGACGCCGGGTTGGCCGCCGCCGGGGCACCCGGCAACGACCCGCGGAAGATCGGCATCGGCCTCGGCATGGCCGCCCCGACCATCCTCAAGTACGGCACCGAGGAGCAGAAGCAGCGCTTCCTGCGGCCGCTCTGGACGGGTGAGGAGGTCTGGTGCCAGCTCTTCTCCGAACCCGGCGCCGGCTCCGACCTCGCCGCGCTCGGCACCCGGGCCGTCCTGGACGGCGACACCTGGACCGTCGACGGCCAGAAGGTGTGGACCTCCAGCGCACACACCGCCCGCTGGGCCATCCTGATCGCCCGCACCGACCCGGACGTGCCCAAGCACCAGGGCATCACCTACTTCGTCTGCGACATGACCGACCCCGGTGTCGAGGTCCGCCCGCTGCGGCAGATCACCGGCGAGGCCGAGTTCAACGAGGTCTTCCTCACCGGCGTCCGCATCCCCGACGCGCACCGGCTCGGCGCCGTCGGCGAGGGCTGGCAGGTCGCCCAGACCACGCTCAACAACGAGCGGGTCGCCATCGGCGGGCAGGCCGCGCCGCGCGAGGCCGGCATGGTCGGCGTCGTCGCCGAGACCTGGCGGGCCCGGCCCGAGCTGCGCACCCACGACCTCCACCAGCGCCTGCTCAAGGGCTGGGTGGACGCCGAGGTCGCCCGGCTCACCGGCGAACGGCTGCGCCAGCAGCTCGCCGTCGGCCAGCCCGGCCCCGAGGGCGCCGCCATGAAGCTCGCCTTCGCCCGGCTCGCCCAGGAGTTGAGCGGACTGGAGGTCGAACTCCTCGGCGAGGACGGCCTCGCGTACGACGACTGGACGATGGTCCGGCCCGATCACGTCGACTTCACCGGCCGCGAGGCCGGCTACCGCTACCTGCGCGCCAAGGGCAACTCCATCGAGGGCGGCACCTCGGAGATCCTGCGCAACATCATCGCCGAGCGCGTCCTCGGCCTGCCCGGCGAGCCGCGCGCCGACAAGAACGTGCCCTGGAAGGAGCTGCCGCGATGACCGTCGCCACCGGCCCGGCCGACCTGCTGTACTCCGAGGTCGAGGAAGAACTGCGGAGCAGCGTCCGGGCGTTGCTCGCCGACCACTGCCCGCCCGAGGCGATCCTCACCCGCTGCGAGGGGCCTGCCCCCTACGACCCGGCGCTGTGGCGCAAGCTCGCCGCCGATCTCGGCACCGCCGGCCTCCAGGTGCCCGAGGCACTCGGCGGCGCCGGCGCCTCGCTGCGCGAAACCGCCGTCGTCCTGGAGGAGTTGGGGCGCAGCGCTGCGCCGGTGCCGTTCCTCGGCAGCGTCGTGCTGGCCACGACCGCGCTGCTGGACTGCCCCCGGGAGGACGGGCTGCTGGCGGCCCTCGCGGGCGGGGAGCGGACGGCGGCGCTCGCCGTACCGCTGTCCACTGCACCCGGCGCGGTGTTCCCGGCGACCGTGCGGGTCGACGGGGCGGGCACACTGAGCGGACGGGTCACCTCGGTGGCCGAGGCGCTGGTGGCGGACCTGCTGCTGGTGCCCGCGGTCGGGCCGGACGGGGCCGCGCTGTACGCGGTCGACGCCTCGGCGGCCGGGCTCACCGTGGCGCGGCGGACCTCACTGGACCTCACCCGCCCCCTCGCCGACCTGGCGCTGACCGGGGTGCCGGGCCGGCCGGTCGCCGTGGGGGCGGTGGCGGAGGCCGCACTGCGGCGGGCGCTGCTCACCGGGGCCGGGCTGCTCGCCTCCGAGCAGGTGGGCGTCGCCGAGTGGTGTCTGTCCACGACCGTGGCGTACCTGAAGGAGCGGACCCAGTTCGCCCGGCCGGTCGGCTCGTTCCAGGCGCTCAAGCACCGGCTGGCCGATCTGTGGCTGGAGACGGTGGGCGCGCGGGCCGCGGCGCGGTATGCGGCGGACGTGCTGGCGCGGGGCGACGCCGACGCGGAGGTCGCCGTCGCGGTGGCGCAGGCGCACTGCGGGGCGGTGGCGGTGCGGGCGGCCGAGGAGTGCGTGCAGATGCACGGCGGCATCGGCATGACCTGGGAGCACCCGGCCCACCTCTACCTGAAGCGCGCCAAGGCCGACCAGATCGCTCTCGGCACCCCGGGGGCCCACCGGGCGGCCCTGGCCCGCCTGGTGGACCTCCCGGCACCGGTCGCCGGCTGAGCGCCGCGCGGTGCACCGCGGGAGGCCGTCGCGGCCTCCCGCGGTGCACCGCGTTCGCGGTCCGGCGCAGGGCCTCCCTGCGCTCGCGCCCGGAGAGGCGGTCGAGTTGGCGGCGGCCGTGCAGGTGGTCCGTCTCGTGCTGCAGGCAGCGGGCGAAGTAGCCGGTGCCTTCGACCGTGAGCGGGTTGCCGTCCTTGTCCTGTCCGCGGACCACCGTCCGGGCGGACCGCGGCACCTCCATGGTCGCCCCGGGCACGGAGAGAGCCCTCGTCATCGGCAGCACCGGGTACCCGTCGGCGGGCTCCCCCTGGAGTGACTGATGCACTGTCATCCACCGTGCCCGGACGGGCTGTCGGGGCACTGCCCGACCACGAGGTGCGGACGGCTCTGCTGCGGCTGCCCGCGGAGGAGGGCAGTGTCACGGCCACCGGGGCCGCCAGCCCGGGGCTGTGCTCCTTCCACCTGCGGCAACTGGCCAGGCACGGCCGGATCGAGGAGGTCCCGCACACCGGGGCCGGGCCCGCCCCTGGCACCTCCGGCAGGAGGGCGGGCGGGCCGGCGGGGGCGAGGGGTTCGCCGAGCCGGCGCGGGGCCTGGAGGACGAGAGCTACCGGCAGTGGCCACCAACGCGGAAGCGGGCATCCCAGGGACACGGGGAACCGCGCCCCTGGGATGCCCGTACCTCCGTGCCTGCGACGGTGCGCGGTTACGGGTGGATCGTCAGGCGGCCTATGGAGGTGCCGTCGGCGACCTGCTGGACGGCTTCGGCGGCGCGGTCGAACGGGAGGCGGGCGCCGATCAGGGGTTTGACGACGCCCTTGGCGGCGAGGGCGGTGAGTTCGGTGTGGCAGTCGCGGACGGCCTGCGGGTCGTGGGCGTTGTAGAGGCCCCAGTGCAGGCCGAGGATCGCGTAGTTCTTGACCAGGGCGTGGTTGAGGCCGGGGGCCGGGATGGTGCCGCCGGCGAAGCCGACGACGACGATGCGGCCCTCGAAGGCGATGCACTTGGTGGAGCCGGTGTAGGCGTCGCCGCCGACCGGGTCGAAGACGACGTCCGCGCCGCGGCCGCCGGTGGCCTCCTTGACGGCCGAGACGAAGTCGTCGTGGCGGCGGTCGATCACCAGGTCGGCGCCGAGTGCCTGGGCGGCGGCGGCCTTCTCCGGTCCGCCGACGACGCCGATGACCAGGGCGCCGGCGGCCTTGCCGAGCTGGACGGCGGCGCTGCCGACGCCGCCCGCCGCGGCGTGCACGAGGAGCGTCTCGCCGGCCTGCAGCCGGGCGCGGCGGTGCAGGCCGAACCAGGCGGTCTGGTAGCCGATGTGGAGGGCGGCGGCCTCGGCGTCGTCCAGGGCGGGCGGTGCGGCGAAGGTGGTCGCCGGGTCCATCAGGGCGTACTCGGCGAAGGCGCCGTCGGGCAGCAGCGGGGTGCCGATGACCCTCCCCCAGCCTCCGGCCGGGGGTGCCCCCATGCCGGCCAGGTCGCCGTCGATGATCTCGCCGCAGAGTTCGACGCCGGGGGTGAAGGGCAGCGGCGGGCGGATCTGGTAGTGGCCGCGGCACATCAGGGCGTCGGGGAAGTTGACGGCGGCGGCGCGTACCTTGACGAGGAGTCGGCCGTCGCCGGGTTCGGGGCGTGCGGTCTCGGTCTGCCGCATCACTGCGGCGGGTTCGCCGAGCTCGATGACCTGCCAGGCCTTCATGCGGTGCCGCCCTCCTTCTTCTCGATCTCCTGCTGGAGGTGGTTCATGCCGCCGATCCAGCGGTCGGGGGTGGTGGCGCGGGCCGCGTAGTAGTCGGCGACCTCGGGGTGCGGCAGGATCAGGAACCGCTCGTCGGCGATGGCCTTGAGGGTGGCCGAGGCCGCCTCGGCGGGCTCGATGGCGTTGGGGGTGAGCAGGACCTGCCCGGCGGCGCCGGTGCCGTCCAGCATCGCGGTGCGGACACCCTGCGGGCAGAGCGCGTGCACCTTGAGCCCGCGGTGCCGGTAGGTGGCGGCGAGCCATTCGGCGAAGGCGAGGGCACCGTGCTTGGAGACGGCGTACGGGGCGGAGCCGAGCATGGTGAGCAGGCCGGCGGCGGAGACGGTGGCGAGGAATCGGCCCTCGCCGCGCTCCAGCCAGTCCGGGAGCAGCTGTTCGGCGGCGCGGACGTGGGACATGACGTTGACGTCCCAGGCGCGGGCCCAGACCTCCGGTCCGGCGTCGGCGCCGCCGACCGGGGCGATGCCGGCGTTGGCGCAGTAGACGTCGATCCGGCCGAGGGCGTCGCGGGCGGTGGCGATCAGGGCGGCGACGCCTTCGGGGGAGGCGGCGTCGCCGGGGGCGGGGATGCCGCCGATCCGGGCGGCGACGGCCTCGGCGGCCTCGGTGTCGAGGTCGTTGACGACGACCCGGGCCCCGGCGGCGGCGAAGGCGGCGGCGAGGGCCTCGCCGATGCCGCGGCCGGCCCCGGTGACGACGACGCCCTGGCCGGCGAGTCCGGTCGCGGGGGCGGTCACAGGCCACCGCCGAGGGTGACGCCGCCGTCGACGACGAGGGTCTGGCCGGTGATCCAGGCGGCGTCCTGGGAGAGCAGGAAGGCCACGGCGCCGGCGATGTCCTCGGGCAGGCCGAGCCGGCCGAGCGGGTAGGCGCGGACGACCTTCTCCTCGCGGCCCTCGAACAGGGCCTCGGCGAACTTGGTCTTCACCACGGCGGGGGCGACCGCGTTGACCCGGATGTCCGGGCCGAGGTCGGCGGCGAGTTCCATGGTGAGGCGGATCAGTGCGGCCTTGCTCACGCCGTACATGCCGATGTTCTCGGAGGAGCGGATGCCGGCGATGGAGGCGACGTTGACGACCGCGCCGCCGTGCTCGCCCATCCAGGCGGCGTGGGCGCGGCGGGTCCAGGCCAGCGGGGCGAGGACGTTGACCGCGAGGATCTTGGCGGCGACCGCGGGGTCGGTGTCGAGCACCGGGCCGTAGCTGGGGTTGATGCCGGTGTTGTTGACCAGCAGGTCCAGCCGGCCGAAGGACTCCAGGGTGCGGGTGACGGCCTCCTCCTGGTGGGCGGCGTCGTCGGCCTTGCCGGCGACCGCGATGGCGTGGTCGGGGCCGCCGAGGTCGCGGACCGCCTCGGCGAGCGGCTCGGGGTTGCGGGCGGTGATGCAGACCTTGGCACCGCGCTGGACCAGTTCTCGGGCGATGCCGAGGCCGATGCCCCGGCTGGCGCCGGTGACCAGGGCCACCTGGCCCTTGAAGGAGGGTGTCATCGCCGAACCTTTCGCCGTACGTCTCGACATGGGTGGTGACTAAGCGCTTGCTTAGCATGTTGGCGACGGGCCACACTGTCAACAGCCGGCGCACTCCGGCCTTGATCCGTCTGCGAGGATTGACGCCATGACCGACCAAGCGACCGCCGACCTGTGGCCCGGGGAGCGCACCGAGGCCGCCCGGCGACTGCTGCTCGCGGCCGTCGAGTCCTTCGCCCGCCGCGGCTACCACGCCACCACGACGCGGGACATCGCCACCGCCGCCGGGATGAGCCCCGCCGCGCTCTACATCCACTATCCGTCCAAGGCGGCCCTGCTCTCCGAAATCAGCCGCACCGGCCACCGCGCCACC
The nucleotide sequence above comes from Streptomyces sp. TLI_235. Encoded proteins:
- a CDS encoding flavin-dependent dehydrogenase, whose translation is MIDLLVVGGGPAGLATAVHGALAGLEVVVAEPRPTPVDKACGEGLMPAAVRALARLGVEPAGHAFHGIRYLDAAGDGCAEARFRTGHGLGVRRTVLHAALAARAAELGVPVLPLRVDGVELGPRSVRAAGLTARHLVAADGLHSPTRRALGLHRPLPQGRTARYGLRRHYPVAPWCGSVEVHWSGRAEAYVTPLGPELVGVALLTCDRAPFDEQLTRFPRLAARLPAGAGTPVRGAGPLHQRARARVAGRALLVGDAAGYLDALTGEGLSVALACADELVRCVRSGRPEAYERAWRRASRSYRLLTGALLWARQRPVLAPRIVPLAARLPRVFEAGVNLLA
- a CDS encoding secreted repeat protein with Y-X4-D motif, whose protein sequence is MPKVRPAAVLAAALLAAVCAGCAPGDPNPAPLPGRPAQQEPSTESPSPSAEAEPSATPAPGTQVSLADGAGFGPILVDARGRTLYLYAGDTSTQSTCYGECAAQWPPLTTTGFPVAGTGVDDGLLGVGKRTDGVDQVLYKGHPLYYFAEDAEPGEAGGRQFEQWYAVDALGDRVTGG
- a CDS encoding amino acid/polyamine/organocation transporter (APC superfamily) — translated: MASVDQLAPSSAPPTGSGSRSLRREVGLIGLLWASVGSIIGSGWLYGAKNAVMVAGPAALISWGIGAVAIVLLAFVHAELGGLFPVAGGTARYPHYAFGGLAGMSFGWFSWLQAATVAPIEVEAMIGYAGHWEFAKGFLNDNGTLTPSGFIVAVLLMGVFVAVNFLGVRVLAHTNSVATWLKIAVPLATILVLAVTNFHGGNFTSHGFAPFGIKGVLAAISTSGIIFALLGFEQAIQLAGESKNPKRDIPRAVLGSVAIGTLIYVLLQVVFIAALPGTAFAKGWENLDFPGISGPFAGLATLVGLGWLAWVLYFDAIVSPGGTGLIYTTSTSRISYGLSKNGYAPQLFEKVDKRGVPWFGLTISFVTGVICFLPFPSWQELVGFITSASVLMYAGAPLAFGALRRRLPDRERSYRLPFGEVIAPLSFVVATLIIYWTGWHTLARLGIAILIGYLLLGGYAAYAVRKGLPNAPRLDWRPAQWLPVYLVGLGLISWQGGFGDGAGTIPMWWDMLLVAVFALGIYHWAIRVALPSDAIDQNIEDVEVVDEGGH
- a CDS encoding aminoglycoside phosphotransferase (APT) family kinase protein; translated protein: MSDTPETPPGLDLDRLRERLDADLPGTVTGPLRARLFEGGKSNLTYLLEDGTGRWVLRRPPLGHVLATAHDMTREHTVLAALHPTRVPVPRPLLLVEDSEVIGAPFYLMEYVEGTPHRDAAALGALGTERVHALGLHLVDTLVDLHAVEPEAVGLGAFGRPEGFLERQLRRWGKQLDASRNREVPGIDELHEQLARTLPDSPAPALVHGDYRLDNVLVGPDDRIRAVLDWEMSTLGDPLTDLGLLVMYTELARRFDGVLPGAALAPGFPETPELVARYAAASGRDVSALGWYTGFASFKLAVVLEGIHYRWTQGGTVGAGFDRVGELVPLFVQFGLTALKER
- a CDS encoding acyl-CoA dehydrogenase encodes the protein MDFSFDTRTEEHRSRLLDFMDEYVYPAEPVLAAQLADPAREPWTIPAVVGDLQAAAKERGLWNLFLPGESGAGLTNLQYAPLAEITGRSVLLAPAALNCAAPDTGNMEVLDQFGSEEQRKQWLEPLLAGEIRSAFAMTEPDVASSDASNITTRIERDGDEYVVNGRKWYITGAMNPNCRIFIVMGKTDPTAAKHRQQSMILVPRDTPGVTVKRGMTVFGYEDQDHGGHAEVLFDDVRVPAANLVGEEGSGFAIAQARLGPGRIHHCMRAIGIAERALELMCRRAVDRIAFGRPLADQGVVQEWIAESRVRIEQARLLVLKTAWLMDTVGNRGAHTEIQAIKIIVPQTVEWVLDKAVQAHGAAGVSQDTPLAQLWAGNRTLRLADGPDEVHRRSLAHRELKRYQQKEG